One bacterium DNA segment encodes these proteins:
- a CDS encoding cyclic nucleotide-binding domain-containing protein, with translation MPTPDQIRDVMLFAGLDDSELEVLASRLKEESFAKNEFIFNEGDTGDKFYIVDSGMVSITLVIEGVGTEELLYLERPAFFGEMALIDAAPRSASAVCRKDSKLLSLGKADFEKLIVEDIKIGNKIMIAFIRTFCTRIRKSNEKLRNYYKIHKAFESSS, from the coding sequence ATGCCTACACCGGACCAGATACGCGACGTCATGCTCTTCGCCGGTCTGGACGACTCCGAGCTCGAGGTGCTCGCCTCCCGCCTGAAGGAGGAGTCCTTCGCCAAAAACGAGTTCATCTTCAACGAGGGCGACACCGGGGACAAGTTCTATATCGTGGATTCCGGCATGGTCTCCATCACGCTCGTCATAGAGGGGGTGGGGACCGAGGAGCTTCTATACCTGGAGCGCCCGGCCTTCTTCGGCGAGATGGCGCTCATAGACGCCGCGCCCCGCTCGGCCTCCGCGGTCTGCCGAAAGGACTCCAAGCTCCTCTCCCTGGGCAAGGCGGACTTCGAGAAGCTCATCGTCGAGGACATCAAGATCGGCAACAAAATCATGATTGCCTTCATCCGCACCTTCTGCACCCGCATCCGCAAATCCAACGAGAAGCTGCGCAACTACTACAAGATTCACAAGGCCTTCGAGAGCTCGTCGTAA